The Marasmius oreades isolate 03SP1 chromosome 2, whole genome shotgun sequence genomic sequence TCACCCATCGGTTGATCCCTAGACTCAAAATTTCCGATGCGGTTAGGGCAGCCTTCGACCCCAAAGATGACCCGATCAATCCTCCCAAGCAGTCAGTTTCAGAGCAACAAGTCAGGACTCATATCATCCCAATGCATGGCTTGAAGATGTGGGATGTAATTGTTCGGTATGTCACGGGTCACATACCAGTGGTTAATGCAGATACTGAACTCAGTCGACTTGCTTGTAGGTACTTCATGCGTGAAACTTCGAGGAAGGCCATCAACTCCGTGAAAAATATGAGTGGCAATGGAGACGATACACTGGTGACAGGGACGGTCTCAACGAAGTGAATTGTGATGGGTTTCAAAGTTTTTTTTTAATGCGGACAGAGTTCTACATCGAATACTCTATTTATGTGCTTAGCATTGACGCGTAATACATAACTGTCGTCTGTTTTACATACATGCATACGagacatgatgcatgatgcatgacTAGCGACTCGCCGAATTGCAGCGAAACCGTAATGATGAGGGAAGGCCATGCGCACGGACCATTTATCGGCGTGGGAATAGTGGGTGTTGATTTCGTGCAAAATCTTCGCTTCGCAAACACACGGCCCTTGCCTcttttcctcttcaacgTTTCTCATTTTTCTGTAAGTCATTCACCTATACCTTATCCCTGTCAGTGTACTTACCAATGTTTTTCTCTGGCTGTCTCTAATGCGAAGACTGCTTAAAAATGCGTGAAGTTATCTCAGTACATGTGGGCCAGGCTGGTGTTCAAATCGGTAACGCCTGCTGTGAGTAGTATACCACTTGTTTCGTCTGTCTTTCTTTCAGAATGGTTATGGAATATTGTTCATCGGCACGAGACGCGTCTCGTGCTGATTTTCTctttgttttctttctttcctgacGTGGCGCGATTCTGATCCGATTATCTGGGCAGGGGAGTTGTACACTGTTGAGCATGGTCTCAGTGTAAGTGGAGAGCCTCTTTCTGGGTACGGATTGAGCTGATGTAGCCTACAGCCCGATGGTCGTCTTGCTGAAGGATTATCCCACAACGACGAGGGTTTCAGTACCTTCTTCTCTGAGACCTCGTCAGGCAAACATGTACCACGTTCTTTGTACGTCGATCTTGAGCCCAACGTCATTGACGAGGTCAGGAGTGGCCCCTACCGCAGTCTTTTCCATCCTGAGACCATGGTAACTGGTAAAGAAGACGCAGCCAGCAACTGTACGTCTTAATCGCCTCATCTTTTCCAAACCTCATTTAACGTTATTCAAGATGCTCGCGGTCATTATACTATTGGAAAGGAGATGATTGATACCGTGATGGACAAAATCCGTCGCCTTTCAGATAACTGCTCTGGTCTCCAAGGATTCTTCGTCTTCCATTCCTTCGGTGGTGGAACTGGTTCCGGTTTCGGTGCTTTGATCCTTGAACGCCTCTCCACTGACTACGGAAAGAAGTCCAAGCTCGAGTTCAGCGTCTACCCAGCCCCCACACTCGCTAACTCTGTTGTCGAGCCCTACAATTCCGTCTTGACCACGCATACTACCTTGGAACATTCTGACTGTTCTTTTATGGTAAGCTCCTCGCGTGAAAAATTCAAGCTGCACAGTCTGACTGTCACCTAGGTTGATAACGAGGCTATTTACGACATCTGCAAGAAGAATTTGAACATTCCATTACCAGGCCTTACCAACTTGAACCGACTCATTGCTCAGGTTGTTTCTTCCATTACCGCTTCCCTCCGTTTCGATGGCTCTCTTAACGTTGATCTCAACGAGTTCCAAACTAACCTCGTTCCGTAAGTTCCTCCTATTGTGATTAAACATTGATCAATCCTTATGCCTTTGTCGCTAGCTTCCCTCGTATCCATTTCCCGCTCGCTACGTTCGCCCCTATTATTTCTGCTGAGAAGGCTCATCATGAGCAGAACTCTGTGGCCGACATGACATTCTCTTGCTTCGAGCCCGGCAACCAAATGGTGAAATGTGATCCTCGAGAGGGCAAATATAGTGAGCGAATACACAAATCTACATATCATCGTTTACTGACTTATTACTAGTGGCTTGCGCTCTGCTCTACCGTGGTGACGTCGTCCCTAAGGATGTAAATGCTGCTGTGGCCATCATCAAGACGAAGAGGACCATTCAATTTGTCGACTGGTGTCCAACTGGATTCAAGCTCGGTATTTGCAACGAACCTCCTGCACACGTTCCTGGTGGCGATCTTGCCAAGGTTACTCGTAGCATGTGTATGCTCTCCAACACTACCGCGATCTCCTCCGCATGGAGTCGTCTGGACCACAAGTTCGACCTCCTGTACTCCAAACGTGCCTTTGTTCACTGGTATGTTGGAGAAGGAATGGAAGAGGGTGAATTCTCTGAAGCCCGTGAGGATTTGGCAGCCCTCGAAAAAGACTACGAGGAAGTTGGTATTGACTCTGCTGATATTGAGGAGGCTGGTGAATACTAGAGGCCTTTTTCATCTTTGCTTCCACCATCATCGCATCGTTGAACATTAGCCACGCTTGTAATCGCTTTCTTCCATGTGTTACGATTCTTTTTCTTAGGTTCTCATAACATACATACCACTGTTCTCTTCGCGGATCGTCtaaatactcgaatgaatcACTTTTGTTCACTCGAACGATTTATGTTTATGTAATTACcatgaaagggaaaggaaattTCTTCTAACTTCAGCAACGACCACCAACAACATTTTATTATGCGCGAAGTCATCTCTATTCATGTCGGTCAGGCTGGTGTTCAGATCGGTAATGCTTGCTGTAAGTGGCAACTCTACGCGTAGAATCCCAGAGACTGACAGGTTGTCTGTAGGGGAACTTTATCTCCTCGAACACGGGCTGAGCGTAAGCTGGTTATCTTTGCTACTTGAAGTATGTCGAAATTAATCTTTATAGCCGGATGGACGCATCTCCGAAGGTTCTCCTTCCACTACAGACAGCGGTTTCTCAACGTTTTTCTCCGAGACTGGCTCCGGAAAACATGTCCCTCGCTCACTATACGTGGATTTGGAACCTGGCGTTATAGACGATGTAAAGTGCGGTCCTTATAGGAGTCTCTTCCACCCAGAGACGATGATAACAGGAAAGGAAGATGCTGCCAACAATTGTACGCCCATCGCTATCTGTTGTCTCTCGAGTCAGCCTGAACTTTGTTCCCTCTAGATGCTCGAGGTCACTACACAATTGGCAAGGAACTCATTGATCCAGTTATGGACAAGGTTCGCCGTCTTGCGGAGAGTTGTACTGGGCTTCAGGGCTTCTTTGTATTCCACTCTTTCGGAGGTGGTACTGGGTCTGGTTTCGGTGCTCTCCTACTCGAACGTCTGTCGATGGATTACGGAAAGAAGTCAAAGCTAGAGTTCTGCGTGTATCCCGCACCTCAGCTATCAAGCTCTGTCGTTGAGCCATACAACTCGGTCTTGACGACCCATACCACTCTCGAACACTCCGATTGCTCGTTTATGGTAACGTCGCTATATTTGCCTCTCACTTACCTCTCACCGCAACTATCTGCTCCATTAAGGTGGATAACGAGGCCATATATGATATCTGCAAAGGGAAGCTTGGTGTCTCCCAACCTAGCTTCTCCAACTTGAACCGACTGATCGCACAAGTCGTCTCCTCCGTCACTGCTTCGCTACGGTTCGATGGATCATTGAACGTCGACTTGAATGAATTCCAGACAAACTTGGTGCCGTAAGCCTTGACGTTTCTTCTTATCTTAACGATATTCATATCTTGCAGGTTCCCTCGTATTCATTTCCCCTTAACCACAtactctccccttctctccGCGGACAAAGCTACTCATGAACAAAATTCTGTTTCTGAAATGACGTTCTCCTGCTTTGAGCACGGTAACCAAATGGTCAAGTGCGATCCCAAGGATGGGAAATACAGTAAGGACATTCCGCTTCCATAAGTTATGTACTGTTCTTGACCTTCGTCTAGTGGCGTGTTGTTTGCTCTACCGTGGCGACGTAGTTCCTAAGGAGGTTTCAGCTGCCGTTGCTAGTATCAAGACAAGGCGAACCATCCAATTTGTTGACTGGTGCCCGACTGGCTTCAAGGTCTGATTAGTTCCGAAGAAGGTCAACGGAATTGAAATGAACTGAAATTCTCTTTTGTCAGTTGGGTATATGCAACGAACCAGCTGCATGTGTTCCAGGGGGTGACTTGGCAAAAAATACGCGCAGTCTTTGCATGCTTTCGAAGTAAGTCTTTTTGTAGACGAGGTCGAAGTTGGTGACGTCTTATTACATTAATCTAGTACCACAGCAATCGCTGTTGCTTGGGCTCGCCTCGGTGAGTCTTTGAGTCTTTCGACGAGTCAATCATTCCTGATCTCTGATTGTCCTCCCTCACCAGATCACAAGTTCGATTTGATGTACTCCAAGCGTGCATTTGTTCATTGGTATGTCGGAGAAGGTATGGAAGAAGTATGTGCTTCGCTTAACTGCACAATGAGAGACTAATCTCCCTCCTTTTAGGGTGAATTTTCGGAAGCTCGAGAGGATCTCGCCGCTCTTGAAAAGGACTACGAGGAAGTTGGGACGGACTCGGCCGATGCTGAAGAGGGAGAATATTGATCATTCCGATATGGATGGTTCCAGTGAATATATGTATACCCAACTATATCGTGCCCACTCGATGCAGTAAGTATCGTTCCGGTTTTGAATGAAATTTACGTAAATCTCTTTATAGCGTCTTCGGTTCACCAAATTCTGATTGAATATAAGTATCCTGATCTATGGAGAGAAACGTCTAACATCTAAGGTAGGTCATCTAATTCTCGGTACTTATCGATCCGTCTGAACAGTGACATCGATCCCGTTATTTGTACGGCGTAGGGTTACGCTAGAAAATGGAACTAAGCTACTATCCTTGCATGAGATTGGGTGAAGCTCATACCTGGACAAATCGGGTACTAGAAAATCTGGCTTGACACCTTCCATCTGTGCGCGTGTGTGGGTAGTTAAGAATCCTATGGTCTTGCACCCCGCTGCTTTACCACTTTTTATACCAGTGGGAGCATCCTCGAACACCACACCTATTGTTTTTCAGGAAGGTGAGCATCATGTAATAACCCCCAAAGAGATGGACTTGCAACATTCAGGTTGTACTCCACAGCGTTGTGCACCGAGTAGGTATGGATCGGGCCTGTGTAAGAATGAACTGAGCTAAGGTATAAAGGAATTGTGATAGACCAACGGACGCAGGTTTCCCTTTCGCAACATCCTCAGAAGTCACAAAGACATCAGGGATGGCGATCTCAGCGGACGTCATAGCGGCAGTTGCATAAACTCGAGTGGCGGATGTACAAATGGCCCAACATGCGCCAGGAAGATGCCTTCCAGGTTCGACCTGACAAGGTTTTTATTCTTATCGAAAGCACCAACCGACAGAATAGGCTTTACGGAACATACCTCCTTCATAGCTTCCATAACCCCAGGAAGTTTTACGATACCTTTCCTCCCGTTGAGTCTTGATGACTCGACAATTGCAGTTTCGAAACGTTGTGCCTCTCTCTGACCCAGGATTCTCTTAATGAGCTATCTCAAGAACAAAAGAATGGCTTCATGTACCTCTAATTCCTCCGCATCCTCGATACCACAGTATTTCCTGAGATTCTCGACGGTCCGTACCCCATGAGAAACTACCTGAATGAAAAGGCTATATCAATGAGAATAACCACTGATACTTACCGCTGAGGATATCCTGCACATCAATATGAGGGTATTTCTCCCTAAAAACATGCCAAGCACCGGCCACCCCCGCAGCCGAGTCTACTAGGGTTCCATCCATATCAAAAAGCCTAATACGGTAAGGAGGGTCAGGATGATTGCTGAGAGAGTAGCGAGTGCAaagaaccaacactgcatcGACGTGAAAGGTGGTAGAGGGCATGGCTAGGGACAAGCTGACAATTTTCGGCCTTCACCCATTTACTAATTGTAGACGTCCCTGCAGTGGAATTATTTATCCGAAAATCCGGTAAGCGCTCGTGCACGTGTGTCGATGGAAACCCGCCAGGACTCAACCAGATCTAACTTACCAACCCCCTACAAGATTCTGCAATGCCCCCTCGGAAACGTACACAATTTACTCAGGAGAGTATCGACCAGCAGCTTCAGCAAATACATCTCCTAGATcagtcctcttcttcagaaAACCTCGAGCAGTTGGGTCCCATCATCAAGCAAATTCATGCCAACAAACAACAGGAAGCCTATCTCCGAACAATTCAGGACCTCATGCAGTCCAAAGATGCGGAAATTGAGAAAATATGTGGCGAGAATTATCAAGAATTCATTGCTTCGGTCTCAACTCTTTTTACGGTCAAGTCTTATACGGAGAGAATGAAGGAAAATATTGCTACCTTGGATTCCAGCGTGTCGCAGTTAGGTAGAGGTCTCGTTGAAAAGAAACGCAACCTTTTGCAGTCCAGGAAGACCGCTTCCAATCTCGATGAAGCTATCGATACACTACAGGCTTGTCTGCGTGTCCTGGACGTGGTTCATCGGGTGGGAGAGATGATCCAAGAGGGAAAATACTGGAGTGCTCTTAGGGTCCGTCTGCAACATCCTTGTTTTCTATTAATGCCAATGCATATCCGTTTTTAGTCCCTAGATGATGTTCAAAACCTTCCCCAGACATCCTTGTCGCAAACACCTTTTTATCAACACTTACTTTCCTCCTTGCCCTCTTTGCGTACTCAAGTTAAAAATGCAGTGACGGCGTCGATGAAGCAGTGGTTGCTTGAGATACGGAATAATAGTGGCGAAGTGGGGAAGCTCGCTCTGGAAGCGATGGAAATTCGAACCCGTCGCTGGAGGACGCGAAGAGAAAAGGATCCGTTACTACGCATGAGCCGAGTTGGAAGTGCTGTAGAGCTTGTCACTTATGAAAGGACGGAGTGTGAgtatttcttcctctcttaTTTGCTTACACATTCCCTGAGCTCCCCAAAAGTCAACATTTTCGACAACGAGCAGCTCAAGGTCGATTTCAAGCCGCTGTACCAGTGCATTCACATATACACCGCACTAGAATCCCTTGGAGAGCTACAGAAATCGTACCAAGCTGACAGAAAGGTAGAGTCGGTCCTTGCACCTGATcgacttcaaactcaaatcgTTTGCTTACAGGCTCAATCCGACCTCATTCTCCCTGCACCCCTTCCGCTAGGGTCTCTCCCGTCAATAACAGAGCAGATCTCCGGTTTCTTCATTGTTGAAACTCATGTGCTCGAAACAACCGGCACGTTTAGGTCTGAACGTGAGGTCGAAGAGTTATGGGAGGGGGTTGTTGCTCGGCTCACTAGCTCTATCGGGAGTGCACTCGCAAATGAGACCGCCCCGGACTCCTTCTTGCGAGTGAAGGAGTGCCTTATTGGTTTCATAATGTCACTGGAGGTGAGTCTCTTTTCGTAGCCTTTTCTTTTCTGCGACTAAATCTCGTTATAGTCCCCTCTCTATTCCACAACTACCCTTCATTCTTTCATAATCGTACTCTTCGAAAAGTACACTCAACTGCTTGAGTCACAGTTCAGTCGTCGATTCGATGGCGTACGTGTACCCGCAGGAGATTGCTGGCCACTAATTGATATAGTGGTCAACAGATCATACAGCAGGATGATTACTTGCCGATGCTAGTACAATCCGAACAGGAGATCAACACCGTTCTGGACGTTGTGTTCCTTAGTCGAAATAAAAAACAAGAGCTACAGCAGTAGGCACTCGGAGATTATGTTTGTGACCCTTAATTCTTACACTCTCCTACAGAGCTGCGTTACCCCAAAACTTACCGTGGTCTCAAACATTCTATCTGTGTTGTGAGGATGTTCGTTTTGTCGAGTCTTATTAATCGACCCCCGGCTAATTCTAATATTGTTCACCAGGTTCGGGGGTTCATACAGAAATTTTATGCCTTCGTCGAGGGAGTTTCTCAACACCATCGTAATATTGATGAGCTATTGAGCAAGGTACCAATCCACCTCCATCACAGAAATTCCTGAACTTTGTTTCCCCTTAGTCTCTAGACCGCCTTCTGATCAATCACATCAGCGGAGCCATCAACCAGCGTCTAGGCGCAATCCCCAATCTATCTCAAATTGCACAACTCGTGACGAACGTTGAATACTTCCAGACAACCTGCACTGAGCTCGAGCGGTCGCTGACGAACCTCCGGTAATTGGACATGGTCTTCATTCTGCCAAAGCTGACTTCTTCATGATTCAGAACGGCGCAGAGAGGCGGAACTATTCGACTCAATGCATGTTCGTCTTTTGAAACCATTCTCAGTCGAGCTCTCTCCCGGATAAATTCTTTGATTCAGTCGAAGCTGAACGATTTCTTTGAGCCTTCAGAATACGACTGGACACCGTCCAGCCGTGACCATGCGCCCAGCATGTATCTTATCGAGCTCGTCAACTGGCTCACGACTGTGGTGGATAGTCTGGACGTCAAGGAAACTTACAAGGACGAAATTTATAAAGGCTCTGTATCTTA encodes the following:
- the TUB1B gene encoding Tubulin beta chain, with protein sequence MREVISIHVGQAGVQIGNACWELYLLEHGLSPDGRISEGSPSTTDSGFSTFFSETGSGKHVPRSLYVDLEPGVIDDVKCGPYRSLFHPETMITGKEDAANNYARGHYTIGKELIDPVMDKVRRLAESCTGLQGFFVFHSFGGGTGSGFGALLLERLSMDYGKKSKLEFCVYPAPQLSSSVVEPYNSVLTTHTTLEHSDCSFMVDNEAIYDICKGKLGVSQPSFSNLNRLIAQVVSSVTASLRFDGSLNVDLNEFQTNLVPFPRIHFPLTTYSPLLSADKATHEQNSVSEMTFSCFEHGNQMVKCDPKDGKYMACCLLYRGDVVPKEVSAAVASIKTRRTIQFVDWCPTGFKLGICNEPAACVPGGDLAKNTRSLCMLSNTTAIAVAWARLDHKFDLMYSKRAFVHWYVGEGMEEGEFSEAREDLAALEKDYEEVGTDSADAEEGEY
- a CDS encoding uncharacterized protein (BUSCO:EOG09260NY2); this translates as MPPRKRTQFTQESIDQQLQQIHLLDQSSSSENLEQLGPIIKQIHANKQQEAYLRTIQDLMQSKDAEIEKICGENYQEFIASVSTLFTVKSYTERMKENIATLDSSVSQLGRGLVEKKRNLLQSRKTASNLDEAIDTLQACLRVLDVVHRVGEMIQEGKYWSALRSLDDVQNLPQTSLSQTPFYQHLLSSLPSLRTQVKNAVTASMKQWLLEIRNNSGEVGKLALEAMEIRTRRWRTRREKDPLLRMSRVGSAVELVTYERTEFNIFDNEQLKVDFKPLYQCIHIYTALESLGELQKSYQADRKAQSDLILPAPLPLGSLPSITEQISGFFIVETHVLETTGTFRSEREVEELWEGVVARLTSSIGSALANETAPDSFLRVKECLIGFIMSLESPLYSTTTLHSFIIVLFEKYTQLLESQFSRRFDGIIQQDDYLPMLVQSEQEINTVLDVVFLSRNKKQELQQAALPQNLPWSQTFYLCCEDVRGFIQKFYAFVEGVSQHHRNIDELLSKSLDRLLINHISGAINQRLGAIPNLSQIAQLVTNVEYFQTTCTELERSLTNLRTAQRGGTIRLNACSSFETILSRALSRINSLIQSKLNDFFEPSEYDWTPSSRDHAPSMYLIELVNWLTTVVDSLDVKETYKDEIYKGSVSYIAECLMDFLVGKNIPMLNENAISNVLVDVDFIEDQLRTVGMSHLSTVFIELRMTTSIVLNNTVQEYLVPANRHTSYVTVKYKWLAALLDKLAKYGTSRRDASSRELGERRRKEADAVGSLRFLPGEGR
- the TUB1A gene encoding Tubulin alpha-1A chain, producing MREVISVHVGQAGVQIGNACWELYTVEHGLSPDGRLAEGLSHNDEGFSTFFSETSSGKHVPRSLYVDLEPNVIDEVRSGPYRSLFHPETMVTGKEDAASNYARGHYTIGKEMIDTVMDKIRRLSDNCSGLQGFFVFHSFGGGTGSGFGALILERLSTDYGKKSKLEFSVYPAPTLANSVVEPYNSVLTTHTTLEHSDCSFMVDNEAIYDICKKNLNIPLPGLTNLNRLIAQVVSSITASLRFDGSLNVDLNEFQTNLVPFPRIHFPLATFAPIISAEKAHHEQNSVADMTFSCFEPGNQMVKCDPREGKYMACALLYRGDVVPKDVNAAVAIIKTKRTIQFVDWCPTGFKLGICNEPPAHVPGGDLAKVTRSMCMLSNTTAISSAWSRLDHKFDLLYSKRAFVHWYVGEGMEEGEFSEAREDLAALEKDYEEVGIDSADIEEAGEY